Proteins encoded by one window of Lycium barbarum isolate Lr01 chromosome 11, ASM1917538v2, whole genome shotgun sequence:
- the LOC132617297 gene encoding 1,4-dihydroxy-2-naphthoyl-CoA thioesterase 1-like, with amino-acid sequence MDPSTTSIPKNEILDAPLHEIGFEISEISPQKISGHFLVTEKCCNPFEVLHGGVSALIAESLASMGAHVASEFQRVAGVHLSIHHLKSANLGEIVYTEAKPLNVGKSIHVWEVNLWKSENSSNLGNTRILISTSRVNVKTNMVVPEKVKDAAVNLKKYAKL; translated from the coding sequence atggatccatcaacaacatcaattccAAAGAATGAGATTTTAGATGCACCACTTCATGAAATTGGCTTCGAAATTTCAGAGATCTCCCCTCAGAAAATCTCCGGCCACTTTCTAGTGACCGAAAAATGCTGCAACCCTTTCGAGGTGTTGCATGGCGGAGTCTCGGCTTTAATAGCCGAGTCTCTAGCCAGTATGGGCGCCCATGTGGCGTCCGAATTTCAAAGGGTGGCTGGGGTCCACCTCAGCATCCACCACCTCAAGAGTGCAAATCTTGGTGAAATTGTTTATACTGAGGCAAAACCACTCAATGTTGGGAAATCTATTCATGTTTGGGAAGTGAATTTGTGGAAGAGTGAAAATTCTTCAAATTTGGGGAATACTAGAATTTTGATTTCAACATCAAGAGTTAATGTCAAGACTAATATGGTTGTACCAGAAAAAGTCAAAGATGCTGCTGTGAATCTCAAGAAATATGCCAAGTTATGA